A window of the Zeugodacus cucurbitae isolate PBARC_wt_2022May chromosome 2, idZeuCucr1.2, whole genome shotgun sequence genome harbors these coding sequences:
- the LOC128919909 gene encoding uncharacterized protein LOC128919909: MNIIVKIKMEKDKKLKQKRLRLKPSHRWTESQSLQLLQAVSDAIKDSPESFEKPTSQRFYEKLQQNTPALQSVVCVAMKSKMRYLKALYVAAAAWKNKTGSGLLANGDESSVSAHVNKICPNFDLLEVIFGQRKNVNPGVIFESTDSIEVLADSPCADSSLNDTIDSYDLCALDCEDLVDPILPISISSDCSAAAAATSTPQSSLDFRSSTKKPKRKSEAPFNKLIFIQEKRLELEVKKIELEKEKEKNEVELKRIELNNQLEMKRIETESEKETKLEIEKLKLASEERIKMFEIELKLKSK; encoded by the exons ATGAatattattgtgaaaattaaaatggaaaag gataaaaagttaaagcaaaAGCGTCTACGGCTGAAACCGTCCCATCGCTGGACAGAGTCGCAGTCCCTGCAGCTGTTGCAAGCAGTATCCGACGCAATTAAAGATAGTCCAGAATCTTTTGAG AAACCGACCTCCCAAAGGTTTTacgaaaaattgcagcaaaataCACCGGCACTTCAATCTGTCGTTTGCGTagctatgaaaagcaaaatgaggTATCTCAAAGCGTTGTACGTTGCCGCGGCAGCCTGGAAAAACAAAACTGGGTCTGGACTACTCGCTAATGGTGACGAGTCAAGCGTATCAGCGCATGTCAACAAAATTTGTCCCAACTTTGACTTACTGGAAGTTATCTTCGGGCAACGCAAAAATGTAAATCCCGgagtaatttttgaaagcacTGACAGCATTGAAGTACTGGCTGATTCCCCTTGTGCTGATAGTTCGTTAAACGATACCATCGATTCCTACGACTTGTGTGCGCTCGATTGTGAGGATTTAGTTGACCCAATATTACCTATAAGTATAAGTAGCGATTGCAGTGCCGCCGCCGCGGCAACTTCTACACCACAAAGTTCGTTGGACTTTAgaagttcaacaaaaaaaccaaaaagaaagagtgaagccccgttcaataaattgatttttattcaggAGAAAAGGTTGGAATTAGAAGTTAAGAAAATAgaattagaaaaagaaaaagaaaagaatgaggtcgagttgaaaagaattgaactgaataatcaattagaaatgaaaagaattgaaactgaatcagaaaaagaaaccaaactggaaattgaaaaactgaaaCTTGCTAGTGAAGAAcgcattaaaatgtttgaaatagagttaaagttaaaatcaaaataa